Proteins encoded within one genomic window of Anastrepha ludens isolate Willacy chromosome 4, idAnaLude1.1, whole genome shotgun sequence:
- the LOC128859880 gene encoding snurportin-1 has translation MFRDLYKKCGKNVLDLQEERRRKLLEEQKQKRLILQDLQRDLDYSENRIEIKCHPCAGKRGNSRALKDAYDADYTLQLSEWLRECPENLSEWIMVPCPKGQRCFLMATGGCTYMYSKKGRRRLSFHTLLPGGNELRGSKMRTLIDCIYSPDQDTFYVLDVIIYGNQEFVHCESQFRFFWLRSKFDECEGIDQRKRCNEKPLKLLERYDFENIADVAEVLLRFPIWPENEPALDGWLFYHKESSYTCGSTPLVGWLFPFMIPDVLGIPVNENYQRPANYTEPLAYMDEFDAELASKRKKLGNKYSNSTDMDTLESIGNDEDEETNAGFEPEQKLEVDEFDNQFSTCDDKLID, from the coding sequence ATGTTTcgagatttatataaaaaatgtggtaAGAATGTACTTGATCTGCAGGAGGAAAGACGAAGGAAATTGCTAGAGGAGCAAAAACAGAAGCGTTTAATATTGCAAGATTTGCAACGTGATTTGGATTATAGTGAAAATCGGATCGAAATAAAATGCCATCCGTGTGCCGGCAAAAGAGGCAATTCAAGGGCATTAAAAGATGCATATGATGCTGACTATACTCTTCAGCTATCTGAATGGCTACGTGAGTGTCCCGAAAACTTAAGTGAGTGGATTATGGTGCCGTGTCCGAAAGGACAACGTTGCTTTCTGATGGCTACTGGTGggtgtacttatatgtattcTAAAAAAGGCCGTAGACGTTTGTCTTTTCACACTCTATTGCCCGGTGGTAACGAACTACGCGGCAGTAAAATGCGCACCTTAATAGACTGTATTTATTCGCCTGATCAAGATACGTTTTACGTATTGGACGTCATAATTTATGGCAATCAAGAATTTGTACATTGTGAATCACAATTCCGATTTTTTTGGTTGCGTTCAAAATTTGATGAGTGTGAAGGAATAGACCAGCGTAAGCGATGCAATGAGAAGCCATTAAAATTGTTGGAACGATACGATTTTGAGAACATAGCTGATGTCGCAGAAGTACTGCTGCGCTTTCCAATTTGGCCAGAAAATGAACCTGCCCTTGACGGCTGGTTGTTCTATCACAAGGAGTCTAGTTACACTTGTGGTTCCACGCCCTTAGTAGGTTGGCTATTTCCTTTCATGATTCCCGATGTACTAGGAATTCCTGTTAACGAAAACTACCAAAGACCCGCCAATTACACAGAACCGCTGGCATACATGGACGAATTTGATGCTGAATTAGCtagtaaaagaaaaaagctCGGAAACAAATATTCTAACTCAACAGATATGGACACATTGGAATCAATTGGGAATGATGAAGATGAAGAAACAAACGCAGGGTTTGAGCCTGAACAAAAATTAGAAGTTGATGAGTTTGATAACCAATTTTCGACATGCGATGATAAGCTGATAGACTAG
- the LOC128859879 gene encoding uncharacterized protein LOC128859879, with protein sequence MVIQRSWKILSDAGSTSASSTEANRSPSGLQSSSDDSNCSNQTTHSMVTSIASPPTMKLEVQSVQQSPVSTFQSPNCAISTNATTITSADTIKYVTTPLMAETVLQRLRQRLSCPVQVSGTGTTAESAMRSLELLRISIQQSFDHEVDAIIKQYMENYFKPAFQNIKENLGQNVVSEEILRKMSCALLENAKAQYNPYRSMKQSLACVSVNTNNTLHQYSVGESTSLRFAVRRPPPKPVDFNELPAKKMLTVSTQQQIHTVVPSTASSIAACVGNVKINLNSTPTLLQQSLTLPQTQQKTGLVAGSTTPARRQIFWNTAQISTATKFVLDVQANQAFGFGTDGNERLASKHPELIRYLPDNEDRDWLSSQNVIAAQNRNSRFLFLIHDEVCRLKQTHETYRVKPNIDLNIMNTFTVPEFMIQKMKLFFVDLNIKSRGLITNSFSVGASAQGNSHLRNALLQGMASQNNNFTNTNSGSIRATGSDTEISTVSSATATATPFNKINTSNATAVGSCNISSSSSDATAFSKPSTLSSSHATLTALLNNSSNPPPQDKTIVAKLRK encoded by the exons ATGGTAATTCAACGTAgttggaaaattttaagtgatgcAGGCTCTACCTCAGCCTCATCAACAGAAGCTAATAGATCTCCAAGCGGTTTGCAATCATCTTCAGACGATTCTAATTGTTCCAATCAAACCACACACTCAATGGTTACAAGCATTGCGAGTCCCCCGACAATGAAGTTGGAAGTTCAATCGGTACAACAATCGCCTGTCTCTACTTTCCAAAGTCCAAACTGTGCTATCTCTACAAATGCCACCACCATCACTTCAGCTGATACCATA AAATATGTCACTACACCTCTTATGGCCGAGACAGTGCTGCAGCGTTTGCGACAGCGTTTAAGCTGTCCTGTGCAGGTTAGCGGCACAGGTACTACTGCTGAATCGGCCATGCGTTCACTCGAGTTGCTGCGTATTAGTATTCAACAGTCCTTTGACCATGAAGTTGATGCCATAATAAAGCAGTATATGGAG aattacTTTAAACCGGCATTCCAGAATATAAAAGAGAATTTGGGCCAGAACGTTGTGTCTGAGGAGATT ttgCGAAAGATGTCCTGTGCGCTATTGGAGAATGCCAAGGCGCAATATAATCCTTATCGCAGCATGAAGCAATCACTAGCCTGTGTATCTGTTAATACCAACAATACCCTTCATCAGTATAGTGTCGGAGAATCAACCAGTCTACGTTTTGCGGTCAGACGACCACCACCAAAGCCGGTCGATTTCAATGAATTGCCCGCCAAAAAGATGTTAACGGTATCAACGCAGCAGCAAATACATACTGTCGTACCAAGTACTGCCTCCAGTATTGCTGCTTGTGTTGGAAATGTAAAAATCAATCTGAATTCAACGCCAACTTTATTACAACAATCACTCACTTTGCCGCAAACACAACAGAAAACGGGTCTCGTAGCTGGTTCTACCACTCCTGCGCGCAGACAAATATTTTGGAATACAGCTCAGATCTCAACAGCAACGAAATTTGTATTAGATGTTCAGGCCAATCAAGCTTTTGGTTTTGGCACCGATGGAAACGAACGCCTAGCTAGTAAACACCCAGAACTGATACGTTATTTACCCGATAATGAAGATCGCGATTGGTTAAGTTCTCAAAATGTCATAGCCGCACAAAATCGTAATTCtcggtttttatttttgatacatGACGAAGTGTGTCGACTCAAGCAAACGCATGAAACATATCGGGTGAAACCCAATATAGATCTTAATATTATGAATACGTTCACGGTGCCAGAATTTATGATCCAAAAGATGAAGCTTTTCTTTGTAGATTTAAATATAAAGAGCCGTGGTTTAATTACAAATTCTTTTTCGGTTGGAGCCAGTGCTCAGGGCAATAGTCACCTACGTAATGCATTGCTCCAAGGGATGGCTTCACAGaataacaattttacaaacacTAACAGTGGTAGCATTAGAGCAACCGGTTCAGACACGGAAATAAGTACAGTTTCTTCAGCAACAGCCACTGCAACACCATTCAACAAAATCAATACCAGTAATGCTACCGCTGTTGGAAGTTGCAATATTTCCAGCAGCTCCAGTGATGCAACCGCATTTTCAAAACCTAGCACATTAAGTTCATCTCATGCAACACTCACTGCTTTGCTTAATAACTCGTCAAATCCTCCTCCGCAAGACAAAACTATCGTAGCTAAGTTGCGTAAGTAA